Proteins encoded by one window of Cyclobacteriaceae bacterium:
- a CDS encoding GH3 auxin-responsive promoter family protein: protein MGLLNSILTWVMKKRIHQIELFMKYPHEVQDEIFRRLIQTAKGTEFGKKYDFGSIGTYGMFRERVPVHTYENLFPYIERQMRGEQNVLWPSEIKWFSKSSGTTNARSKFIPVSQEALEDCHFKGGKDLISIFVNNYPNTKIFDGKGLAVGGSHQVNEFDPTASSYYGDVSAVIMQNLPIWAEFIRTPKLQTALMSNWEEKIEKLARETAEENVTNIAGVPTWTILLIQRVVQLTGKKHIKEVWPNLEVFFHGAVSFKPYRALFRELIPDPSMIYWEIYNASEGFFGIQDKRDSEEMLLMLDYGIFYEFIPMDEMEKENPKALRLSEVELGKNYAMVISTNAGLWRYSIGDTIKFTSLSPYRIKISGRTKHFINAFGEEVIVENAEAAITKACDATGAIIENFTAAPVFLEANKKGGHEWIIEFKKQPGDLGEFIHILDSALRKINSDYDAKRAHDLALVAPKIHSAEPGTFYNWMKSRGKLGGQNKVPRLANSREYVDDILKMMASV from the coding sequence ATGGGACTGCTGAATTCGATACTGACGTGGGTGATGAAGAAGCGTATTCATCAGATAGAGCTTTTCATGAAGTATCCGCATGAAGTTCAGGATGAAATTTTCAGAAGACTGATTCAAACCGCAAAGGGAACCGAGTTCGGAAAGAAATATGACTTTGGTTCCATTGGTACATACGGCATGTTTCGTGAGCGTGTGCCCGTTCATACCTACGAAAATCTTTTTCCTTACATCGAACGGCAAATGCGGGGTGAGCAAAATGTGTTGTGGCCTTCTGAAATCAAGTGGTTTTCAAAATCATCAGGCACCACAAATGCCCGAAGCAAATTTATCCCTGTATCGCAAGAAGCGCTTGAAGATTGTCACTTCAAAGGAGGAAAAGACCTGATCTCCATTTTTGTAAACAACTATCCCAACACTAAAATTTTTGATGGTAAGGGATTGGCTGTTGGTGGAAGCCACCAGGTAAATGAATTTGATCCAACTGCATCATCATATTACGGAGATGTTTCTGCGGTGATTATGCAGAACCTTCCCATTTGGGCTGAGTTTATTCGCACACCAAAACTTCAAACCGCCCTCATGAGTAATTGGGAGGAGAAGATTGAAAAGCTGGCGCGGGAAACAGCTGAAGAAAACGTGACCAACATTGCTGGTGTGCCAACGTGGACGATTCTGCTCATTCAACGCGTGGTACAACTCACAGGCAAAAAACACATCAAAGAAGTTTGGCCTAACCTGGAAGTTTTTTTTCATGGTGCAGTTTCGTTTAAACCGTATCGTGCCCTGTTTCGGGAATTGATTCCTGATCCTTCGATGATTTACTGGGAGATTTACAATGCAAGTGAAGGTTTCTTTGGCATTCAGGATAAGCGTGATTCAGAAGAAATGTTGCTCATGCTCGACTATGGGATTTTTTACGAATTCATTCCGATGGATGAAATGGAAAAGGAAAATCCGAAGGCGTTACGGTTGAGTGAAGTAGAGTTGGGAAAAAACTACGCCATGGTGATCAGCACCAATGCGGGTTTATGGCGTTATAGCATTGGCGATACCATAAAATTCACTTCACTGTCTCCCTATCGGATAAAAATATCAGGGCGCACCAAGCACTTCATTAATGCGTTTGGCGAGGAGGTAATTGTTGAAAATGCGGAAGCGGCTATAACCAAAGCCTGTGATGCCACCGGTGCCATCATTGAAAATTTTACAGCAGCCCCGGTGTTTTTAGAAGCGAACAAAAAGGGTGGTCATGAGTGGATTATTGAATTCAAGAAACAACCGGGAGATTTAGGTGAGTTTATACACATATTGGATTCAGCTTTGCGCAAAATTAACAGCGACTACGATGCCAAGCGCGCACATGATCTGGCATTGGTGGCACCGAAAATTCACAGCGCAGAGCCCGGCACGTTTTACAACTGGATGAAGAGCCGTGGCAAATTAGGAGGGCAAAATAAAGTACCGCGCCTGGCCAACTCGCGCGAGTATGTAGATGATATTTTGAAGATGATGGCTTCTGTTTAG
- a CDS encoding TonB-dependent receptor, whose protein sequence is MRIILVVCLFVLHFYTHAQRADTTKLLEEVVISVNRWEENLREIPNRVTKIDASLIQFQNPQTAADLLSLSNQVYVQKSQLGGGSPMIRGFATNRVLLVVDGVRFNNAIFRSGNVQNVISLDPNVIENSEVIFGPGSVVYGSDAIGGVMDFHTLQPKLAVDKPFTVAANTLMRYSSANQENTAHVDVNMGTKKWGFVSSITYADFGDLKQGKNGPDEYLRNDYVERVNNTDVVLLNADPTLQLTSGYNQLNTMQKVRFRPNSNWDIHYAIHYSKTSRYDRYDRLILKNENGDFTSAEWYYGPQKWQMHSLHVNYVKPTSLFDAARLVIGYQNYEESRHNRNFGSANRNNRFEQVLAWSANLDLDKVLSDKIQLFYGAELITNTVNSSAYRLNINTESISPLSTRYPDDSDWRTMAAYLSMKYKLSKAMLFTLSSRFTHISTDATFDKTFFDFPFDRAELKNNQLTYSIGSVYSPVETWKVFLNFSTGFRAPNIDDIGKVFDSQPGNVVVPNPTLKPEVAYNVEIGAAASINKKVKIDGGFYYTIMKDAIARAPFTFNGQDSIDFDGTLSRVLALQNISSLYVYGVQLGLDWRLTDHLQLTSSINFQKGKEEDPSTGLDAPPTHIAPTFGATHIIFAKAKCKIDLYSVYNGEIPFRNLAFSEQGDAHLYAKDENGNPYAPAWWTVNLKTSWNATKFLTVDAGVENIFDKRYRPYSSGISAPGRNVIISLRGKI, encoded by the coding sequence ATGAGAATAATACTTGTGGTATGTCTGTTTGTGCTGCATTTCTATACACATGCGCAACGGGCAGACACAACCAAACTTTTGGAAGAGGTGGTTATTTCCGTAAACCGGTGGGAAGAAAATCTTCGTGAAATTCCTAACCGCGTAACGAAAATAGATGCCTCGTTAATTCAATTTCAAAATCCACAAACAGCGGCTGATTTACTGAGCCTCTCCAATCAGGTGTATGTTCAAAAGAGTCAGCTGGGTGGAGGCAGCCCCATGATTCGGGGATTTGCCACCAACCGTGTGTTGCTGGTAGTGGATGGTGTGCGTTTCAACAACGCCATCTTCCGCAGCGGCAATGTGCAGAATGTTATTTCACTTGATCCGAATGTTATCGAAAACTCAGAAGTAATTTTTGGTCCCGGCTCTGTGGTATATGGCAGCGATGCCATTGGTGGGGTTATGGATTTTCATACGCTTCAACCCAAACTCGCGGTTGACAAACCCTTTACCGTAGCTGCCAACACCCTGATGCGCTACTCATCTGCCAATCAGGAAAACACCGCCCATGTTGATGTGAATATGGGAACGAAAAAATGGGGCTTTGTTTCGAGCATTACCTACGCTGACTTTGGCGATCTGAAGCAAGGTAAAAACGGACCGGATGAATATTTGCGTAACGATTACGTGGAGCGTGTTAATAATACGGATGTTGTTCTGCTCAACGCTGATCCAACATTGCAGCTTACTTCCGGTTATAACCAACTCAACACCATGCAAAAGGTGAGGTTCCGTCCCAATTCAAATTGGGATATTCACTATGCCATTCACTATTCCAAAACATCGCGTTATGATCGTTACGACCGGTTGATTCTAAAAAATGAGAATGGTGATTTCACCAGCGCAGAATGGTACTACGGTCCGCAGAAATGGCAAATGCACAGCCTGCACGTGAATTACGTTAAACCAACATCATTGTTTGATGCCGCGCGCCTGGTAATCGGCTATCAGAACTATGAGGAAAGCCGGCACAACCGAAATTTTGGAAGTGCTAACCGAAACAATCGGTTTGAACAGGTGCTCGCCTGGTCGGCTAATCTTGATCTGGATAAAGTGCTTTCTGATAAAATACAATTGTTTTATGGTGCGGAGCTCATAACCAATACTGTAAACTCATCGGCCTATCGACTAAATATAAACACAGAAAGCATTTCGCCTTTATCAACGCGCTACCCCGATGATTCCGATTGGCGAACCATGGCCGCATACCTGAGCATGAAATACAAATTGAGCAAAGCAATGCTCTTCACGCTGAGCAGCCGGTTTACGCATATATCTACTGATGCCACATTTGATAAAACTTTCTTTGATTTTCCATTCGATCGTGCGGAGCTGAAAAACAACCAACTCACCTACAGCATCGGAAGCGTGTATAGTCCCGTTGAAACCTGGAAAGTATTTCTGAATTTTTCGACCGGCTTTCGTGCACCCAATATTGACGATATCGGAAAAGTGTTTGATTCACAACCTGGCAATGTGGTGGTGCCCAATCCTACCTTGAAACCAGAAGTGGCTTACAATGTTGAAATCGGAGCGGCTGCCAGCATCAACAAGAAAGTTAAAATTGATGGTGGCTTTTACTACACCATCATGAAAGATGCCATTGCCCGGGCTCCATTTACATTTAACGGACAAGACAGTATTGATTTTGACGGAACACTAAGCCGTGTGCTGGCCCTGCAAAACATCAGTTCACTTTATGTGTATGGTGTTCAGCTTGGGCTTGATTGGCGATTGACTGATCACTTGCAACTAACTTCATCCATAAACTTTCAAAAAGGAAAAGAAGAAGATCCATCAACCGGGTTAGATGCACCGCCCACGCACATTGCTCCAACCTTCGGTGCTACGCATATCATTTTCGCTAAAGCAAAATGTAAGATTGATCTTTACTCGGTCTACAACGGAGAAATACCTTTCCGAAACCTTGCCTTTTCCGAACAGGGAGATGCACATTTATATGCAAAGGATGAAAATGGAAATCCGTATGCGCCCGCCTGGTGGACCGTGAACCTGAAAACTTCCTGGAACGCCACAAAATTCCTAACAGTTGATGCGGGTGTTGAAAATATTTTCGACAAACGTTATCGTCCCTATTCGTCCGGCATCTCTGCACCCGGAAGAAATGTTATCATCTCTTTGCGGGGAAAAATCTAA
- the fumC gene encoding class II fumarate hydratase, protein MTYRIEKDTMGEVQVPADKYWGAQTERSRNNFKIGPEASMPKEIIYAFGYLKKAAAMANHELGALSADKKDLIAKACDEIIAGKLDDQFPLVIWQTGSGTQSNMNANEVIAYRAHVLSGGKLTDDKKVLHPNDDVNKSQSSNDTFPTAMHIAAYKQVVEITLPGMKKLRDTLAKKSAAYKNIVKTGRTHFMDATPLTLGQEFSGYVQQIDNSIRAINNALEMVLELALGGTAVGTGLNTPKGYDVLVAKKIAELTGYPFVTAPNKFEALAAHDAMVELSGALKRAAVALMKVANDIRMLSSGPRCGIGEIIIPDNEPGSSIMPGKVNPTQPEALTMVCAQVIGNDVAVSIGGATGHFELNVFKPVIAANVLQSARLLGDACVSFNDKCAEGIEPNEAIIRQHLENSLMLVTALNTHIGYENAAKIAKKAHKENKTLREAAVELGLLTSEQFDEWVRPEKMVGSL, encoded by the coding sequence ATGACCTATCGCATTGAGAAAGACACCATGGGCGAGGTACAGGTGCCCGCTGATAAATACTGGGGCGCGCAAACTGAGCGTTCACGCAACAATTTTAAAATCGGGCCCGAGGCCAGCATGCCAAAAGAAATCATTTATGCTTTTGGTTATTTGAAAAAAGCTGCGGCTATGGCCAATCATGAACTCGGTGCGCTTTCGGCCGATAAAAAGGATCTGATCGCCAAAGCGTGCGATGAAATTATTGCCGGCAAGCTCGATGATCAGTTCCCGCTAGTCATCTGGCAAACCGGTTCAGGTACACAAAGCAACATGAATGCGAATGAAGTGATTGCCTATCGTGCGCATGTGCTGAGTGGTGGGAAATTAACGGATGACAAAAAAGTGTTACATCCCAATGATGATGTAAACAAATCACAATCCTCAAACGATACCTTCCCTACCGCCATGCACATTGCAGCCTACAAGCAGGTGGTGGAGATCACCTTACCGGGCATGAAAAAACTTCGCGATACGCTTGCGAAAAAATCGGCAGCATATAAAAATATTGTGAAGACGGGCCGCACGCATTTTATGGATGCAACCCCGCTTACACTTGGTCAGGAGTTTTCGGGTTACGTGCAGCAGATCGACAACAGCATCCGCGCCATTAATAATGCGTTGGAGATGGTGCTTGAACTGGCGCTTGGCGGAACCGCGGTAGGTACTGGTCTCAATACACCTAAAGGTTACGATGTATTGGTCGCAAAGAAAATTGCTGAGTTAACCGGCTATCCGTTTGTTACCGCACCAAACAAGTTTGAGGCGTTGGCAGCGCACGATGCCATGGTTGAGTTATCGGGCGCGTTGAAGCGTGCAGCGGTGGCACTGATGAAAGTAGCTAATGACATCCGCATGTTAAGCTCTGGACCGCGTTGCGGCATCGGTGAAATCATCATTCCGGATAACGAACCGGGCTCATCCATTATGCCGGGTAAAGTAAATCCCACACAACCGGAAGCATTAACCATGGTATGTGCACAGGTTATCGGCAATGATGTGGCCGTTTCGATTGGCGGGGCAACCGGCCATTTTGAGTTGAACGTGTTCAAGCCGGTGATTGCCGCAAACGTACTGCAATCGGCTCGTCTGTTGGGTGATGCGTGTGTTTCATTCAATGATAAATGTGCAGAAGGCATTGAGCCAAATGAGGCGATTATTCGCCAACATTTGGAGAATTCATTGATGTTGGTAACAGCATTGAATACGCATATTGGCTATGAAAATGCCGCTAAAATTGCCAAGAAGGCACATAAGGAAAACAAGACCCTGCGTGAAGCTGCTGTTGAGTTGGGCTTGCTTACATCGGAGCAGTTTGATGAGTGGGTGCGGCCCGAGAAGATGGTGGGAAGCCTTTAA
- the lptB gene encoding LPS export ABC transporter ATP-binding protein, which translates to MILRAENLVKKYKSRTVVDHVSVQVGQGEIVGLLGPNGAGKTTSFYMIVGLIKPNEGKIFLDSEDITALPMYQRARKGIGYLAQEASVFRKLTVEENILSVLEMREFTRQQRMEKVDELINEFSLHKVRKNLGMSLSGGERRRTEIARALAVDPSFVLLDEPFAGVDPIAVEEIQSIVAKLKSKNIGILITDHNVDETLSITDRAYLMVDGKLFKSGTAEDLASDPQVRKVYLGQNFELRRAKVVTQSNDTWTDESL; encoded by the coding sequence ATGATTCTTCGGGCAGAAAATCTGGTAAAGAAATATAAGAGCCGTACTGTGGTGGATCATGTATCTGTACAGGTTGGTCAGGGCGAGATTGTAGGATTGCTTGGGCCTAACGGTGCCGGTAAAACCACATCATTCTACATGATTGTTGGTTTGATTAAACCCAACGAAGGCAAAATCTTTCTGGATAGTGAAGACATTACCGCGTTGCCGATGTATCAACGCGCACGAAAGGGTATCGGTTATCTTGCCCAGGAAGCATCGGTGTTCAGAAAGCTTACGGTTGAAGAAAATATTTTATCGGTTTTGGAAATGCGCGAGTTCACCCGACAACAACGGATGGAAAAAGTGGACGAGCTAATCAATGAATTCAGTCTGCATAAAGTGCGAAAAAACCTGGGCATGTCTTTATCCGGAGGTGAGCGCAGAAGGACGGAGATTGCGCGCGCATTGGCAGTAGATCCCAGCTTTGTTTTGTTGGATGAACCGTTTGCGGGGGTTGACCCGATTGCAGTGGAAGAAATTCAATCCATCGTAGCGAAACTGAAAAGTAAAAACATTGGCATTCTTATCACTGATCACAACGTTGATGAAACCCTTTCCATTACCGATCGCGCTTACCTGATGGTGGACGGAAAACTCTTTAAATCCGGAACAGCCGAAGACCTGGCCAGCGATCCGCAGGTACGCAAGGTTTACCTTGGCCAGAATTTTGAGTTGCGCAGGGCCAAAGTGGTGACCCAAAGCAACGATACCTGGACGGACGAATCCTTGTAA
- a CDS encoding OmpA family protein: protein MRFVVFFAAALLFAGCSVEKKATKAFVRGEYQNAIDLFKKSKPKDQAKANYFVAESYRLSNRAKEAEQYYAKAGGAGVDKDSVKFFYAQSLKANAKYSEARAQLETLIQQTSNEKLKDRAEAELNGLEYLNNLRNKPSYYRVKNLDLLNTPASEYAPVYLNNELYFTSSRGDGKIYEAEGKPFTAIYKVTTRGANVDVATIQPLPQGINDDFRNVGCPAFTPDGRTMVFAMGNTRKKKGGADVDLYISRFRNGVWGEPQRLNVNTQFKDEFDPVARNNSWDSSPAFSQDGRTMYFASNRPGGYGGTDLYSAQMDSRGRFSRVRNLGPEINTAGNELFPYVAEDAKLYFASDGHPGFGGLDLFVVKRASGKTTIENLGEPMNSPADDFGIFLFRPDRGFFTSNREDGKGDDDIYTFVNEDPNLKVVNYYLAGVTYTPTSDSTRAILPNVRVSMLDGEGSIMQDYVTGDDGKFLFRVYENEDYTLVGETDGYLVKRQDYTTRGKSVDPSTLKEMITNITLDTILVLDKIEINKIFVLENIYFDFDKYDIRPDAARELDKLVQLLIDNPEIKIEMGSHTDSVGSLVYNYELSKNRAESTVKYLISKGIAPDRLTAKGYGEEVPIARNTNPDGTDNPEGRARNRRTEFKILEVGVMPKPLSEDEFDEDKYFRKGTELKKGGN from the coding sequence ATGAGGTTTGTAGTATTTTTTGCAGCGGCCCTCCTGTTTGCAGGCTGTAGTGTGGAGAAAAAAGCCACGAAAGCTTTCGTGCGCGGAGAGTATCAAAACGCCATCGACTTGTTCAAAAAGAGCAAGCCCAAAGATCAGGCGAAAGCCAATTATTTTGTGGCGGAATCGTATCGGCTATCCAACCGCGCAAAAGAAGCGGAACAATATTATGCCAAAGCAGGTGGTGCGGGTGTTGACAAAGACTCAGTAAAGTTTTTCTACGCTCAATCGCTGAAGGCAAACGCCAAATACAGCGAAGCGCGCGCGCAGCTGGAAACGCTCATTCAACAAACTTCAAATGAAAAACTGAAAGATCGGGCTGAAGCAGAACTGAATGGACTGGAGTATCTGAATAACCTGCGTAACAAGCCAAGTTATTACCGTGTAAAAAATCTGGATTTGCTTAACACGCCAGCCAGTGAGTACGCACCCGTTTACCTGAATAACGAATTGTATTTTACCTCATCGCGTGGCGATGGAAAAATTTACGAAGCAGAAGGAAAGCCCTTCACTGCCATTTATAAAGTTACCACCCGCGGAGCCAACGTTGATGTAGCTACCATTCAACCCTTACCACAAGGCATCAATGATGATTTTAGAAACGTAGGTTGCCCCGCATTCACTCCCGATGGCCGCACGATGGTGTTTGCCATGGGCAACACCCGCAAGAAGAAGGGGGGCGCGGATGTGGATTTGTACATCTCGCGTTTCAGAAATGGGGTTTGGGGAGAGCCACAACGCTTGAATGTAAACACACAGTTTAAAGACGAGTTTGATCCCGTTGCCCGCAACAACAGTTGGGATTCATCTCCTGCTTTTTCGCAGGATGGCCGCACCATGTACTTTGCTTCCAACAGGCCTGGTGGCTATGGTGGCACCGATTTATACTCGGCACAGATGGATTCACGTGGAAGATTTTCACGCGTGCGCAATCTGGGACCGGAGATCAACACAGCCGGTAATGAATTGTTCCCTTATGTGGCTGAAGATGCCAAGCTTTACTTTGCTTCCGATGGACATCCTGGCTTTGGCGGTTTGGATCTTTTTGTGGTGAAACGTGCCAGTGGTAAAACGACCATTGAAAACCTGGGCGAACCCATGAACTCGCCTGCCGATGATTTTGGAATTTTTCTCTTCCGCCCGGATCGCGGGTTCTTTACCTCCAACCGTGAAGATGGAAAGGGCGATGACGACATCTATACCTTTGTTAATGAAGATCCAAACCTGAAGGTAGTGAACTACTACCTGGCCGGAGTTACCTACACACCTACCAGCGACAGCACACGCGCCATCTTGCCGAACGTAAGAGTCTCCATGTTGGATGGTGAGGGCAGCATCATGCAGGATTACGTAACCGGTGATGATGGGAAGTTTCTTTTCCGTGTGTATGAAAATGAAGATTATACTTTAGTTGGTGAAACTGATGGTTACCTGGTGAAACGACAAGACTACACCACGCGTGGCAAGTCTGTTGACCCAAGTACGTTGAAAGAAATGATCACCAACATCACGTTGGATACCATTCTGGTGCTGGATAAAATTGAGATCAATAAAATATTTGTACTTGAAAATATTTATTTCGATTTCGATAAGTATGACATTCGCCCAGACGCTGCACGGGAGTTAGATAAGCTTGTTCAATTGCTGATCGACAACCCGGAAATTAAAATTGAAATGGGGTCGCATACCGATAGTGTAGGTTCATTGGTATATAACTATGAACTGTCAAAGAACCGTGCAGAATCTACCGTGAAATACCTGATCTCAAAGGGCATTGCACCCGACCGGCTTACGGCAAAAGGCTACGGTGAAGAAGTACCCATTGCGCGCAACACCAATCCGGATGGAACGGATAATCCGGAAGGCCGCGCACGAAACCGTAGAACAGAATTTAAAATTCTGGAAGTGGGTGTTATGCCCAAGCCCCTCAGCGAAGATGAGTTTGACGAAGACAAGTATTTCCGAAAGGGAACGGAGTTGAAGAAGGGTGGGAATTGA
- the recJ gene encoding single-stranded-DNA-specific exonuclease RecJ translates to MEKKWIYKPLPSKEQIEALGKELNLNPYLTTVLIQRGITTLQQAKDFFRPSLDQLHDPFLMRDMEQAVQRLKQALDNNEQILIYGDYDVDGTTAVSLVYNYLHRFYPNCSIYIPDRNKEGYGISRAGVEWAEENNFSLIIALDCGIKASDMVLLANHKGIDFIICDHHLPDEKIPNAVAVLDPKRKDCTYPYTELSGCGLGFKLIQAYARQYRKEEEVFEYLDLVAVSIASDIVPITGENRILTYFGLQKLNENPVPGLKALKEISQLKNELDVSGIVFTLGPRINAAGRVAHGSAAVDLLTATSDEEALELAEQVNTKNDLRREFDSSITEEALAMIEGDESLRAAKSTVLFKNSWHKGVIGIVAARCIEKYYRPTVILTESNNKITGSARSVNGFNLYEAMLSCSDLLEKFGGHKYAAGLTMDAGNLKAFQERFEEVVSKSITEEMLTPVIEIDVPILFDKITPKFLSVLKQMAPFGPENHKPVFEASRVYVVNALSSFKERHVRFLAGQEGNETVFQAVGFDLAEYYDQLASGDTFSMVFNIEENVFNGNTSIQLRIKDIKFDNA, encoded by the coding sequence ATGGAGAAGAAGTGGATATACAAACCTCTTCCTTCAAAAGAGCAGATTGAAGCGCTCGGCAAAGAATTAAACCTTAATCCATACTTAACAACAGTCTTGATTCAGCGTGGCATCACCACACTGCAACAAGCAAAGGATTTTTTCAGGCCATCATTGGATCAGCTTCACGATCCTTTTTTGATGCGCGATATGGAGCAGGCCGTGCAGCGATTAAAGCAGGCACTGGATAATAACGAACAAATTTTAATCTACGGTGATTACGATGTGGACGGAACAACGGCTGTGTCATTGGTGTACAATTACCTACATCGGTTTTATCCGAATTGTTCCATTTACATTCCCGATCGGAACAAAGAAGGTTACGGCATTTCACGTGCAGGTGTAGAGTGGGCGGAAGAGAATAATTTTTCATTGATCATAGCACTTGATTGTGGTATCAAGGCATCGGATATGGTGTTGCTGGCCAATCACAAGGGCATCGATTTTATTATTTGCGATCATCACCTGCCGGATGAAAAAATTCCGAATGCGGTAGCGGTGCTTGATCCGAAACGAAAAGATTGCACGTATCCATACACTGAACTAAGCGGATGTGGGTTAGGGTTTAAGTTGATACAGGCTTACGCAAGGCAGTATCGGAAGGAAGAAGAAGTTTTTGAATACCTTGATCTGGTTGCGGTGAGCATTGCATCCGATATTGTTCCAATTACAGGAGAGAACAGAATACTTACCTATTTTGGATTGCAAAAGCTAAACGAGAATCCGGTACCCGGATTGAAAGCGTTGAAAGAAATTTCTCAACTGAAAAATGAGCTTGATGTTTCGGGTATTGTGTTCACACTCGGTCCACGCATCAATGCAGCCGGTCGTGTAGCGCATGGTAGCGCTGCCGTTGATTTGCTTACCGCCACTTCCGATGAAGAGGCGTTAGAGCTAGCCGAACAAGTTAACACCAAGAATGACCTGCGCAGGGAATTTGATAGCAGCATTACCGAAGAAGCGCTGGCCATGATTGAAGGTGACGAATCACTTCGGGCGGCAAAATCTACGGTACTGTTTAAAAACTCATGGCATAAGGGTGTAATTGGCATAGTTGCTGCTCGGTGTATCGAGAAATATTACCGCCCCACTGTGATCTTAACCGAATCAAACAATAAAATTACCGGATCGGCCCGAAGTGTAAATGGCTTTAACTTGTATGAAGCCATGTTGAGTTGCAGCGATTTGCTGGAGAAATTTGGAGGGCATAAATATGCTGCAGGACTTACCATGGATGCCGGCAACCTGAAAGCTTTTCAAGAGCGGTTTGAAGAAGTGGTGTCGAAATCGATAACCGAAGAAATGCTGACACCGGTTATTGAAATTGATGTACCGATTTTGTTTGACAAAATTACTCCTAAATTTTTAAGCGTGCTTAAACAAATGGCCCCCTTCGGACCGGAAAATCATAAGCCGGTTTTTGAAGCGAGCCGGGTGTACGTGGTGAACGCGCTGTCAAGTTTCAAGGAAAGACACGTTAGATTTTTGGCTGGTCAGGAAGGAAATGAAACCGTGTTTCAGGCAGTGGGTTTTGATCTGGCTGAGTACTACGATCAACTGGCCTCCGGTGATACGTTTAGCATGGTGTTCAACATTGAAGAAAACGTATTCAATGGGAACACCAGTATTCAATTACGCATTAAGGATATTAAATTTGACAACGCATGA
- a CDS encoding PepSY-associated TM helix domain-containing protein — translation MKHTKEIAKSTRTHRKLHRIVGSFLLIFFFLISLTGLLLGWKKHSGGLILPETQKGISADLKGWLSYDSLNTLALQALRDSLPGQSPRLDRIDARPDKGIVKFVFKDHYTEIQLDATSGKVLAVNQRTSDIIEQIHDGSILDFMVDTSNGQIKLVYTTLTGGGLALLSFTGFWLWYNPRRIRKRKEQPE, via the coding sequence ATGAAACACACAAAAGAAATAGCCAAATCAACCCGAACCCATCGAAAACTTCATCGCATTGTCGGTTCATTTTTACTGATTTTCTTTTTCCTCATTTCCCTCACCGGGTTGTTGCTGGGCTGGAAAAAACATTCGGGCGGATTAATTCTTCCCGAAACACAAAAAGGAATTTCTGCCGACCTGAAAGGATGGTTGAGTTACGATTCACTGAATACCCTTGCGCTTCAGGCTTTACGCGATTCATTGCCCGGTCAATCGCCACGGTTAGATCGCATTGACGCAAGACCGGACAAAGGAATTGTGAAGTTCGTATTTAAAGATCATTACACCGAAATTCAGTTGGACGCTACAAGCGGAAAAGTATTGGCCGTAAACCAACGTACTTCCGATATCATTGAACAAATACACGATGGTTCCATTTTGGATTTTATGGTTGATACTTCTAATGGCCAGATCAAACTTGTGTACACAACCTTAACCGGAGGCGGCCTGGCGTTGCTTTCCTTTACAGGATTTTGGTTGTGGTATAATCCGAGAAGAATACGAAAGAGAAAGGAACAACCAGAGTAA
- a CDS encoding Ezrin/radixin/moesin family protein — protein MKKLALLFCMALLFAGTQSFAQLSKQEKKEWKKKAKEYAKNPANLKQFVEDKQTADNQVATLNKRVTDLQNTMSNKDARIAELEDELSQMRGQLTATRAELAQLKENPVINPMDFSRGVVFKVQVGAFKNKDLSKYFDNNPNFGGEVKEGEPQRITIGIFRDYWEADQFKKYMREMGVKDAWIVPYKDGQRTEIKDVLEGVTAEKPKTEE, from the coding sequence ATGAAAAAATTAGCACTACTCTTCTGTATGGCTTTACTTTTTGCGGGCACGCAATCTTTCGCCCAGCTTTCCAAGCAGGAAAAAAAGGAGTGGAAGAAAAAAGCCAAGGAATACGCCAAGAACCCTGCTAACCTGAAGCAGTTTGTAGAAGATAAGCAAACAGCCGACAACCAGGTAGCCACGCTGAACAAGCGCGTTACGGATCTTCAAAACACCATGAGCAACAAAGATGCGCGCATTGCTGAGTTGGAAGATGAGCTTTCACAAATGCGCGGGCAACTAACTGCCACCCGTGCAGAGTTGGCGCAACTCAAGGAAAACCCCGTGATAAACCCAATGGATTTTTCGCGCGGTGTAGTATTTAAGGTGCAGGTTGGTGCGTTTAAAAACAAAGACCTGTCGAAGTATTTTGACAACAACCCCAATTTTGGTGGCGAAGTAAAAGAGGGCGAACCTCAACGCATCACCATCGGTATTTTCCGCGATTATTGGGAGGCTGATCAGTTTAAAAAATATATGCGCGAAATGGGCGTGAAAGATGCCTGGATTGTGCCTTATAAAGATGGCCAGCGCACTGAAATTAAAGATGTATTGGAAGGCGTAACTGCAGAAAAGCCGAAAACAGAGGAATAA